The Culex quinquefasciatus strain JHB chromosome 2, VPISU_Cqui_1.0_pri_paternal, whole genome shotgun sequence genome contains the following window.
TCCGGGGAAGGTGTGGGGAGGCGTGTTTGATATCAAAGTTTTATGTTTCATAATCATAAAAGTGACATCATCGTCCTGGCAAAGTGCGTGCCGTTCTGGTTTTGGTTTGCCACGCAAACATTGTTTTCTCCCCTACCTTAGGGAATGAGACAATCTGGAATAAGGTTAGTTGCGGATTAATTTGTCCTCATTTTCTAAGAAAGACACTTGATAAGACATTTTCGAATGTTTCTCCACACAACGATGTCTTTTTTGCTTCCCCTTGGGAAGCTTCGAAAACACTTTATTAATGTATCGTGTCCAAACCTCACAGAAACGATTTCCCCTTAACCGAAGAAAAAGACCAAACATCCCCATCTTCATCCCGCGTGCGATTTTTACGGCTGTGACATTAAATGAACACACTCCGCGAGGAGAAGATGCGGAACCCGCGGAGTTGATTACAGTTCGATCATTATTATTATGGCAAACGCTGTTATCGCGCTTTATCGCGAAATTACGTTCGACCGCGACCTAATATTGGGtcgtttttttgtgtgttttgcttGAGTACGTGAGAGACCGAGAAATTAAGCTGTTGATTCGATTGATGCCTATCTTGAGGGGTTAGGTCatgcacccaaagttaaagaacgagggaatagtcctcacgaaaagaaacgtgaggaaagtgctattttgcgagagtatagtcctctcgcgtgttcattcgttcattggaacagttcatcctattgagtgacttatatggacaaatgaccgccacttagttaccgaaccacggtggcccatacggcaaaggcacggttcaatatgccgaaggtcttgggttcgagtctcggtaccggtactttttttttgatagatgaactttttttgaagatgaaccatgagtaaagtactcacggtcatttcgggatttatcctctccgtccgcacacagtatcattttactaccaaatcgtgctctttatcctctcgtatgccgatacccagttctgggtgtgtaTTGAATATAGAAAAGATTGAAGaataatgatttaaattatttggaaattcacaaaaccaacaccattaatttaaaaaaaagcttttaaagcACTTTATTTCTCTTGGGCcatataaattataaataattatCAAATGGTCCTTGAAAACTCTTTCTCATCATCATTTCTGAAgaaaaaattttaacttaaatttgTAGCACTTTTAATcctttaaaaacatgatttgaaaaatattagtcGTTTCTGTACGTATCTACTATTACCTCTTACAACCATTATCATCATGTCTTAACCTTAgccaaatcattaaaatttgctCTTGTTGATCATTgttaaataatgtaataaattgGTAAATAACGCTTACTCAACCAATTATATATCTTGAGAGTTGTACTTCAATATTGTTTTATGCTGTTCACACAGATATCAGACAtaagtttagatttttgaaactttgtcaTTCAGTTTTGCAATATTCtatgaaaatatgaaactttcaataatctttttgcaattccgtcgtgaaactacttacttttcctgtcattcttgaacgacgaaatagcctacttttctgtaccaaaaataacagaatcgaatagcaacacttttcaaaataaatgctgaaaagttttacttttcagcactgaaatgggtgcttttaaaaaaaaaagaattaaacgatttattgacaaaatacatgaaaatttgactcaaaaatttcattcaatgggtgtttttcggaattgcaaaaaatgttgtatggaactcgttgcaaaacttgatttttttcagcactcgtcgtatttatccaacgatgtttaccgagttggataaatgtacgactcgtgctgaaaaaatcctgtttttgcaacttgttgcataaactactattaaaagacattttttttttatcactttttcTCTGTCGATTTGAACCAACTTAACGAAACACAAGCTTTTGCACCAATATTTTTGTTAcaaacattttagtatcttcaaaactacgggaactgtctacaaacttatttacaacaaaaatgGTTTATCTTTACAATTAGatttttgcaggattgggtccgtaagtttgaaaattttggaataagaagacaacaacttccttggttgctgtgcacccttaatacTCGTATTTGCTTATTATTTGTGATGATTTTGtggatttgaaaaacttttaatttttgcaatttttggttCAAGGTttatatattaaaatatattttgatttttttgtagatacacATGAAGTAAAAAAGGTTTTAATACAAATTAGAATAGCTACTTAATGAtttcttcaaataaattcattgtTTCAAATAATAGTTATTTAGaggatattttttgttaaaatacacGTGTACAGATTTAAAATTCTGATTAATTTTGTCTACCActgatttcttttaaattaagaACTTTTTCTGCAAATTAAATACACTAATTTAtttgtgcaatttttttcataataaaaacaattcttgtttcgaaaaatcagcaaaaataaagcttcaaacttgtttttttttgtttaaattgcgtTTAGggtgtcaataaaaaaaacttttcaaaacctTGGAACTTCACGGCACTCAGACGAAATCTGCataaaattatggaaaaaaatgtgtaattaatAAATAATTGGGTACAAGAAAGTTACAAAAAAGTTagcagttgtttaaaaaaaaatactaaatataaCCCCAtaatattcatgaaaaaaatgtgtgaaatttAGCAGAATTTCCATCAGCAGCATTAACAATTCAGCAATCctattttgactgatttttttttattctaaatacgAAGCACATCCTAAACAAAGAATTTACCAAAAGTAGAATCAGTGAATTAAGagaaataaaatgttgtttattaTCATGGTTTTCAGAAAATgggaattttgagtatttcaaacATGTTCGTAAACATTGTGATAACCAATGCCATAAAAATAAGTTCCAAAATAcctgttaaaaatctgaaaagcaatttgacagtaaattattttaaatttcgcgGTATGtaccaaatttcacggccaTCATTTTTGATCTAGGTTTTTTTGCTTGATTAAAACATGAACGGATAGTGAAATATAAAGAAAATGATTCTGGGCTGAATAAattatttgggaaatattttcaaatagaaattccaaaaatgtggTCCAATTTAAGATATCTTAAAGCTAAGCTcatgttaaatgtaaaaaaaacatttgatttgtATCAGAATTGgaacttgctgaaactgcttaATCCTCttaatttgtttcttttttgttggttttttgcCAACTAAGACGCAGCAAAGCATGATAAAAGCAACCCATAGAAAAAATTAAGCTTAGGATTTCAAAataacgatgaaaatttttaaagggAAAATAAAAGTGGATGAATTTAATCTGTTATCAAAGTGACATTTGTTTTCTACCAAATTTCGAGTCAAAATGctttataatttaattaaaaaaaaaaaacccttccgTGACAATGTACCTTTTTGCACATTGCCGTGACCAGGATTCGAACCTGGGTTACTACGGCCACAACGTAGGGTCCTAACCACTAGACGATCACGGCTTTTGAGGCAGATGAAACTGTTGCTTCAATATCTaaagcaattctccaccaaagaaaaaaatagctggaaaaaatccaatgagttaaaaaaaacattctgcgtcggccgggaatcgaacccggatcAACTGCTTGGAAGGCAACTATGCTGACCATTACACCACCGACGCTTAGATGAGTAGATAGAGAAATGAACGCAAACGGTGAATATGGCTTGAAATGAGTTATGCCTAACACAATTCAACGACGGTGTTTCGTCATGCGTGTTAATCATCGTCgtagaattgcttttttgacgCAGAGTTGGTTGATAAGAAGAAATTGATTTATtgaatgatcaaaaaattgcagaaaatttaaatttttaacattcaagTTCAACCCCCTTAAATCCCTAATCGAATTTGAAACGCAATGATTTGACCTTTGAAAGCCACTTCCTTCAATCACCCGTCATTGATCCTGTGCGCCTTGGTCAGATTGTCATCACCTTTTGACTGGCGTTAAAAACCGGCTCAGCCATAAACCAACTCACCCCCGCCAGGGCTGGAAAGCATTTTATCCCGATTTAATCCCTCGGTTACGTTCCAGGTTACGcgacgtcgtcgccgtcgtcatcGTAAAACGACCAAATTGATTAAATCAAACGAAATAAAAGCACTGCGATGGAGCAAAGAGGCCGTTTGGGGATTGAGTTGTTGCTTTCGGATCATTGCATGCAAGAAGGTAGTAAACTTTGCTTGATTGGATATTTCTGGAGGTTTCCATTTGGGAATTACATTAAAAGCGACAACTTGAaggttttcttaattttattcattttcaagCTTCAATGATCACATCCGAATTCGCTTGGATCCACCCCAGGTAGTGGCTCACCCTGGAGCAAACGATCGGAATTCCGTCCAAACAGTGCGACGCCGGTCCAAACGAGAACACCCCGATCTGAATCACGTCCCCACCATCCTGCACCGTAACAGCTCCTCCAAAATCTCCAATACAAGCCGACCTGCCACCCTGTCCGGACATACAGACGTTCTCCTCTTCGATCAGCATCGGCATCCAGAACACGGCCTGGCACTGTTCATTGCTGTAGATCGGATTGGTCACGTAGTTCAGCACGTCGGAAAAGTCCGTCGCCGGCTCCTCCGTGGTTCCCCACCCCGCAATGGTCCCCACCGCCCCAGCAAAGTCCCCATCCGACCAACGAGGCAACTTCACCGGTTGAACATACCCGGAGAACGCGACTTCAACCGGCAATCGCACCAGTCCAATATCGTTCCGCATCGAAATCGGGAAGAATCCCTCGTGAACCACAAAGTCCGCGGCCGTAACGTCCACCCGCACCTGGTGAGCCTCCTCCGTGAGTCGATTGTGGGCACCCAACAGGACGAACCCATCCTCGGCCTGGACCAGACACTGGGCGATCGTGAGGACGTACCGGTGGGACAGCAGCGATCCACCGCAGATCAGCGTGTTGCCTTGGGCGAACAGGTTCAGCAGTGCCTGGTGCGGGAACTGACCCGGAGTGGCCTCGTACCCGTTCATGATGCGGCCATTGGGGAAGGTTCTGGCGGAGGAGAGGGTGACTAACGTGAGGAAGAGGTAGAGGGACTTCATTTTGGTAACTTGAGTTGGGCTGAGTTGGTTGAGCACTGTTGAGGTAGTAGCAGCTGCTGGGGGTTATTTTGGAATTGTTCAAGATAAGCTACTCTAAATCTTATCAGTTTGTACTAAGACCACCCATAGATTTGGCTGTTAGAGATTTGGAAACCAGTTTCGAGGTGGGTTATCAAATTGTACTTAATTTATCGAAGTTGAACGTTCGGTTAGTCCTTTACAAACATTATTcctagttgagcaattctctgaggtttcggtcattcgatatttttgcattttttaatccgtctgaaacttttttggtgccttcggtatgcccaaagaagccgttttgcatcattagtttgtccatataaatttccatacaaatttggcagctgtccatacaaaaatgatttatgaaaattcaaaattctgtatcttgtgaagtaatgttttgatcgatttggtgtcttcggcaaagttgtaggtatggataaggacgacactaaaaaaatgatatactgtcgaaaatttttttttgtaatttttttttagttttacatttgtcactaaaacttgatttgcaaaaaaacattttttttattgtctgatatgttttacaaatgttttataGGACATCAAATACatgttttttagaaatttccagaacgggtaAAAAATatctgaccgagttatgaattttttaatcaatactgattttgtaaaaaaaaaatcgaaatattggtcgcaaacttttttcaacttaatttttcgatgtaaaatcgaatttgcaatcaaaaagtactgtagtgaaatttttacaaagtgtaccgttttcgagttatagccttttttaggtaacttttttttttaaaaaaaggcacagttattcattttttgaaattaatgccCATGATTGCcaacctttgaaaaatatatttttggaaaactgagaaaattttctatattttgcttttttgaactttgttgatacgacctttagttctgagatattgccatgaaaagatttaaaaacaggaaaattgatgttttctaagtttcacaaaaacaacccaccaaggggtttccagcatcaaggattactgaccagtctaattggaattaccaggattactggcaatatgtcattaattactttgatttcccagaattacttgagatttccagaaaccacgcagaattgctcaaatttataaaaataacttggaattactgcctagcttccagcatattgagaattggatcgaatgacagctgtcaaatgcacaaaaccacgtgcttggcaatagtacgtccatcccggaaattcccggcacaaaattcccgggatttttagaTGTTGTACGAGGAATTCccggaaataaacaaaaatcttaatttggcctgaaaattacattagtattacaattaataagtttaaacttttctaaaattttacataaattggttccattttatttgttgtcattttttaagacaccaatttttaagctgttttagtcatgtcatatagaaataaataaaaaaacaaatatttctaaaatacttatttaatttgaattagaaatgtggtgcatataaaattcaaagcacaacagagcacaacagcaaaaatttgtttaaactatttaaaaactgctatccttgtttagattgatattaatagtattgaggTAATTCTATAAAtataaagcttgaaaaacataacaaatataaagaaaacatagattttatcacttttttcaaaaacttaaaaacttcccgggaataaataaatatttttcccgttttccgggaaactcagaacctgggaaaattagacgtcctgcttggaaatcatcgaacaattgggtaaatatcaacatcattttgaaaactgattttggcgtttgagtgcatttaaaattcaaagcacaacaaagaacaaaaaaaaaatctttaaaactatctaaaagtgctatccctgtttagattgattttaatagtattgagctaatagtatgattttaaaaacataacgaatataaagaaaacatagattttatgacgatttcataaatttgccaggataaaatagtagtttatgcaacaagttgcaaaaagaggatttttcagcacgagtcgtacatttatccaacgaggtttaccgagttggataaatacgacgattgctgaaaaaatcaagttttacaacgagttccatacaaaatttttagcaattttgaagaacacccattgagtgaaattttaagtaaaattttcatgtatttcgtcaataaatcgtttaaataaaaaaaaattgaaaactgttacttttcgaaacaagtgctgaaaagttcaacttttcagcacccattttagtgttgaaaagtagaacttttcagcatttattttgaaaagtgttgctattcgattctgttatttttggtacagaaaagtaggctatttcgtcctTCAAGAATGACAcacggaaaggagttccatctaaaatttaacaattcaaattagctggcttcaaattggtgaaacagtgatttttttggttgaatcagcTAAAATTTCAGCTAAATTTACCAATCTGGGATTGGTGAAAtagctaaccctgattgctgatttgctttccaaaactgacagcccaaaccaaaatgacaggagagattttaccaaaaataatggtgtttcagcacaattttgcgtaaaattaccaaaaaaactagctggaaccggcagcatggatttttgGCAGATCATCAGTTCGAGAACAAAACAAAGCAACGTCCTGTGTCGTGTTCGATCCTGTTTGAGCCGCTCAGttcgtgaagtttttttttgatgattatgtgtgttgtttgagtgcaagtgcaaaaggtgaTAGAATGTGTTGTGTGAGTGAATAAATTAAAAGCCAGGAAGATTTTCTGCGGATCGGCACCTGAAGGAATGTTTCAGTTGATAAGGTGAGAagttttttgtgttgagggaaagtggttagaagttgagcctctcGTTACTGTTTGGACGATGCGTAGGTAAAAAAATGTACTTAACATAAAGTGGGGGCATCCCTAAACCACGTGAAAACATTGGCAGGGGAAAGGGGAGACTGGCAATTGTCCACACtctacttttttgtatggacatctgtccaCCTGGAGGGGCGGCTGGTACAGAATGTCTAGACATAGATTGGCCGATGTTTGACAAATCCGAACAAATAGGGCACCTAACGCCTTtaaagcacatcaaaaaatagtgttaaatattgttagaaacgaagttaaatgaagttcaattaagttaaatttagtgaaattaagtttaatcaatttaagttttattaaattagttaattttagttaaattaagaagagtttataaaaataagttgaattaagcaaaaatttagtttaattcagataaattcagttgaaaaaagttatttttagtgtaatttagttgaatttgccaaaatttagttaaattaagttgtgttaagttaaatttagtaaaattaataaaattaagcaaaattaagaaaaaataagcaaaattaagtaaatttaagcaaaattatgtaaaattaagtaaaattacctaaaattaattaaattaagtcaaattaagtaaaattaagtaaaattaagtaaaataaagtaaaattaagtaaaattaagtaaaattaagtaaaattaagtaaaattaagtaaaattaagtaagattaggtaaaattaagtaaaactaagtaaaatcaagtaaaattaagtagaattaagtaaaattaagtaaaattaagtaaaattgagttgtgataagttaaattttgtaaaattaaaaaaaaataagtaaaattaataaattaaatttaaattaagcaaaattaagtaaaattaagtgaaattaagtaaaattaagtaaaattaagtaaaattaagttaaattaagtaaaattaagtaaaattaagttaaattaagtaaaattaatttgtatttttgtatttttgtatttttgtatttttgtatttttgtatttttgtatttttgtatttttgtatttttgtatttttgtatttttgtatttttgtatttttgtatttttgtatttttgtatttttgtatttttgtatttttgtattttgtatttttgtatttttgtattttgtatttttgtatttttgtatttttgtatttttgtatttttgtatttttgtatttttgtattttgtatttttgtatttttgtatttttgtatttttgtatttttgtatttttgtatttttgtatttttgtatttttgtatttttgtatttttgtatttttgtatttttgtatttttgtatttttgtatttttgtatttttgtatttttgtatttttgtatttttgtatttttgtatttttgtatttttgtattttgtatttttgtatttttgtatttttgtatttttgtatttttgtatttttgtattttggtattttgtatttttgtatttttgtatttttgtatttttgtatttttgtatttttgtatttttgtatttttgtattttgtatttttgtatttttgtatttttgtatttttgtatttttgtatttttgtatttttgtattttgtattttgtatttttgtatttttgtatttttgtatttttgtatttttgtatttttgtatttttgtatttttgtatttttgtatttttgtattttgtatttttgtatttttgtatttttgtatttttgtatttttgtattttgtatttttgtatttttgtatttttgtatttttgtattttgtatttttgtatttttgtatttttgtatttttgtatttttgtatttttgtatttttgtattttgtatttttgtatttttgtatttttgtatttttgtatttttgtatttttgtatttttgtatttttgtattttgtattttgtatttttgtatttttgtattttgtatttttgtatttttgtatttttgtatttttgtatttttgtatttttgtatttttgtatttttgtatttttgtatttttgtatttttgtatttttgtatttttgtatttttgtatttttgtatttttgtatttttgtatttttgtatttttgtatttttgtatttttgtatttttgtatttttgtatttttgtatttttgtatttttgtatttttgtatttttgtatttttgtatttttgtattttgtatttttgtatttttgtattttgtatttttgtatttttgtatttttgtatttttgtatttttgtatttttgtatttttgtatttttgtatttttgtatttttgtatttttgtatttttgtatttttgtatttttgtatttttgtatttttgtatttttgtatttttgtatttttgtatttgaccgattctttcgtgacgggacaacgtttgtacgcatttgttttcagttttttgctgataactttaaaatctgTGGGAAAAGGTACcaatatttatacaaatttggaaagtacattaaatttccaataagattcactccagcaaacatttaaaaacacaaaatttgagTCAAGAGAGAtacaaatgtagcgtgacgggacaacatcgtacaattggatcattttgatttttatacacaaaagtgaagaactctgctctcctagtaagtttttgaaaaaacctttttctacagttgtttctaaaatgaaaaacgaaGATTTTGCTTCCTGGATCAcccaatttggtcaaattttgttgaattgacAGGtacttcttttcgtgacgggaaaacgcagatattttgcaaaagagggttttgctcgcgttgtcccgtcacgaaatgaagcaattgtgaaaatctctactgactagtcaactttaactaatttggggtcgctgagctcgaatatgactcctagaatactccaaagtattcagggaatgtgcaatccaagatggcggccaatatggcggtgccaGAATATTCGATATTTTATAAAGAAATGTAACCGGAAATGAACAGGTCAAATTCAACTAAGGGTTGCTGAACTTGAATGTGAGCCatagaatattccaaaatacTCAGGAAATGtacaatccaagatggcgaccaatatggcgaagcaagaaaatttgattcttttttcagatttataacaggcaatcaacgggtcaaatttaaataatttggggtcgctgaactttaATATGAGCCATACAATACTCCAAAATAcccagggaatgtgcaatccaagatgacggccaatatggcgaagctagaaaattgaattgctttcccagagtacttatttatttatttggcaCCGTATTCGGCATTATGCCGCACAGACTTTTCTAATGACTTTAGAATATTCTAAGGcttatattcgagttcagcatcccaaaattaattaaatttgacctgttgacagcctgttacatttctgtataaaaattTCCAATGTTCTTGgttcgccatcttggccgccatcttgaactTCACATTTCCCGAATACTTTGAAGTATTCAAGAGGTCGTATCCGAGTTCAGCgatcccaaattagttaaatttgactagttgattgaacttaaaaaaaaaattatggtggtTTTTCCATTCAGTCGCCATATTatacgccatcttgaatatctcgcttccctttgAGACTTAGGAAAATCAACAGGCAAGTTTGGATTCTggagggtcgatttagtctagatcgatcaaaaactgacctgttacacgatttgcttctagacacgagaaatgagcacctttttttgaattcgtgccttgaccaaaaaattggcgtgacgggacaacgcaaacTTGCGTCAGTCGTAACTCTGGTTCCTTTGgaccaattttcgatttctaaTAAGCATTTTAAAGGATTTTTCGAGTACGAAgagaatccaaaatatgatgCAAATCCGATTTCACGAACCATTGCAAAATaaacaattgtaatttttcgtgacgggacaacgcttcCATATACCCCCTTTTTAAATGTCCTGTATAATTTTATTCCTACAGAATCTGCTTTTACCAATAAGAGGGCTTATAAAAGAGTCATTTTACTATAAAATTCCGTTTAGAATGAATAAATATCTGCATTTCATCCATTAATTTgagcaattatttaaaaaagttgggaaaattaaaaatttccaacgTTTATACACTTCACAACTTCTGCTCACAGATATGTTTCGAATAGGAACTTTggtgtggaaatatgttttttgtgttgttcaaatagttggaaaacatggaaaattattagaaccattcaaaattcaacttgaaaaaatgactgcttggTAAACAAGTGCTAGGAATcggtcatttttgtatttttgtatttttgtatttttgtatttttgtatttttgtatttttgtatttttgtatttttgtatttttgtatttttgtatttttgtatttttgtatttttgtatttttgtatttttgtatttttgtatttttgtatttttgtattttgtatttttgtatttttgtatttttgtatttttgtatttttgtatttttgtatttttgtatttttgtatttttgtatttttgtatttttgtatttttgtatttttgtatttttgtatttttgtatttttgtatttttgtatttttgtatttttgtatttttgtatttttgttaaattaagttaaattaagtaaaattaatttgtatttttgtatttttgtatttttgtatttttgtatttttgtatttttgtatttttgtatttttgtatttttgtatttttgtatttttgtatttttgtatttttgtatttttgtatttttgtatttttgtatttttgtattttgtatttttgtatttttgtattttgtatttttgtatttttgtatttttgtatttttgtatttttgtatttttgtatttttgtatttttgtatttttgtatttttgtatttttgtatttttgtatttttgtatttttgtatttttgtatttttgtatttttgtatttttgtatttttgtatttttgtatttttgtatttttgtatttttgtatt
Protein-coding sequences here:
- the LOC119767192 gene encoding brachyurin-like — protein: MKSLYLFLTLVTLSSARTFPNGRIMNGYEATPGQFPHQALLNLFAQGNTLICGGSLLSHRYVLTIAQCLVQAEDGFVLLGAHNRLTEEAHQVRVDVTAADFVVHEGFFPISMRNDIGLVRLPVEVAFSGYVQPVKLPRWSDGDFAGAVGTIAGWGTTEEPATDFSDVLNYVTNPIYSNEQCQAVFWMPMLIEEENVCMSGQGGRSACIGDFGGAVTVQDGGDVIQIGVFSFGPASHCLDGIPIVCSRVSHYLGWIQANSDVIIEA